The Streptomyces tendae genome has a window encoding:
- a CDS encoding YihY/virulence factor BrkB family protein, giving the protein MDWLKKLPVVGPWVTRLSLTHAWRSFERLDRVHWTRLAAAMTFRSFVALFPLLTVAAAIGAATLGKERQDTLQDTITDQVPGISDQLDVGELVDNAGTVGLIAGAVLVFTGISWAGAMRECLRAVWELPDDEENPVLRKSKDAGILVGLGGAVLVTLAASAVASALVGRISDAAGLEKGGWGGVVLQAVAFTVAVATDFLLLLYVLTLLPGVEPSRRRLIVAALTGAIGIELLKLLLSGYLQGVAAKSMYGAFGVPVALLLWINLTTKLVLFCAAWTATPGKEDEPPRVTDGDDGAPGPAAASAG; this is encoded by the coding sequence GTGGACTGGCTGAAGAAGCTTCCGGTGGTAGGGCCGTGGGTGACCCGGCTGTCGCTCACGCACGCGTGGCGGTCGTTCGAGCGGCTGGACCGGGTGCACTGGACGCGGCTGGCCGCCGCGATGACGTTCCGCAGTTTCGTCGCGCTGTTCCCGCTCCTCACCGTCGCCGCGGCGATCGGCGCGGCCACGCTCGGCAAGGAGCGGCAGGACACCCTCCAGGACACCATCACCGACCAGGTGCCCGGCATCTCCGACCAGTTGGACGTCGGGGAGCTGGTGGACAACGCGGGCACCGTCGGGCTGATCGCCGGCGCCGTGCTGGTGTTCACCGGCATCAGTTGGGCGGGCGCCATGCGCGAGTGCCTGCGCGCGGTGTGGGAGCTGCCGGACGACGAGGAGAACCCGGTCCTGCGCAAGAGCAAGGACGCGGGCATCCTCGTCGGGCTCGGCGGGGCGGTCCTGGTCACCCTGGCCGCCTCCGCGGTCGCCTCCGCGCTGGTCGGCCGGATCAGCGACGCCGCCGGACTGGAGAAGGGCGGCTGGGGCGGCGTCGTCCTGCAGGCCGTGGCGTTCACCGTGGCCGTCGCCACCGACTTCCTGCTCCTGCTCTACGTCCTCACCCTGCTGCCCGGCGTCGAGCCGTCCCGGCGCCGGCTGATCGTCGCCGCGCTCACCGGCGCCATCGGCATCGAGCTGCTGAAGCTGCTGCTCAGCGGCTATCTGCAGGGCGTGGCCGCGAAGAGCATGTACGGCGCGTTCGGCGTCCCGGTGGCCCTGCTGCTGTGGATCAACCTCACCACCAAACTGGTGCTGTTCTGCGCCGCCTGGACGGCCACGCCCGGCAAGGAGGACGAGCCCCCGAGGGTCACGGACGGGGACGACGGCGCACCAGGTCCGGCAGCGGCCAGCGCCGGTTGA
- a CDS encoding D-alanyl-D-alanine carboxypeptidase family protein codes for MPASEKTVRRSLLVASAVLLSTALTAPAALAAPKPSTTPSATPPANMSVVGGERLAKPGTQVNLAAGVPVLPKELSARSWIVADAESGDVLAAHNAHWRLAPASTLKMLFADTLLPKWPGTTTHRVLTSDMAGVGPGSSMVGVKENETYTVHDLWLGVFLRSGNDAVHVLTAMNGGVEKTVAEMNAHAKELQALDTTAVSPDGYDAPGQVSSAYDLTLIARSGLQKKDFREYCSTVRAQFPGETKKNKKGKRVRGSFEIQNTNRLLSGDYDVPVYQGIAGVKNGNTTNAGATFTGVAERGGKVLLVTVMNPQKKESNEVYKETARLFDWGFAAAGKVEPVGELVPPRGAAQAGAAPGPSASPGEAGGTGAGAKPVASADAVGGADGMGVALGIAGGVLVLLAGGAFLVNRRWPLPDLVRRRPRP; via the coding sequence GTGCCCGCTTCCGAGAAGACCGTCCGGCGCTCCCTGCTGGTCGCCTCCGCCGTCCTGCTGTCCACCGCGCTGACCGCGCCGGCCGCCCTGGCCGCCCCCAAGCCGTCCACGACACCGTCGGCCACTCCCCCGGCGAACATGTCGGTCGTGGGAGGCGAACGGCTGGCGAAGCCGGGGACCCAGGTGAACCTGGCCGCCGGGGTGCCGGTGCTGCCCAAGGAGCTGTCCGCCCGGTCCTGGATCGTCGCGGACGCCGAGAGCGGCGACGTGCTCGCCGCCCACAACGCCCACTGGCGGCTGGCCCCCGCCAGCACCCTGAAGATGCTGTTCGCCGACACCCTGCTGCCGAAGTGGCCGGGGACGACCACGCACCGCGTGCTGACCTCGGACATGGCCGGTGTCGGACCGGGCTCCAGCATGGTCGGGGTCAAGGAGAACGAGACCTACACGGTCCACGACCTGTGGCTGGGCGTCTTCCTGCGCTCCGGGAACGACGCGGTGCACGTGCTGACGGCGATGAACGGCGGCGTGGAGAAGACCGTCGCGGAGATGAACGCGCACGCCAAGGAGCTCCAGGCCCTCGACACCACCGCCGTCAGCCCGGACGGCTACGACGCCCCGGGCCAGGTGTCTTCCGCGTACGACCTGACCCTGATCGCCCGCTCCGGGCTGCAGAAGAAGGACTTCCGGGAGTACTGCTCGACGGTGCGGGCGCAGTTCCCCGGGGAGACGAAGAAGAACAAGAAGGGCAAGCGGGTCCGCGGGTCCTTCGAGATCCAGAACACCAACCGGCTGCTCAGCGGTGACTACGACGTGCCCGTCTACCAGGGCATAGCCGGGGTGAAGAACGGCAACACCACCAACGCCGGCGCGACCTTCACCGGTGTCGCCGAGCGCGGCGGCAAGGTGCTGCTGGTCACCGTGATGAACCCGCAGAAGAAGGAGTCCAACGAGGTCTACAAGGAGACCGCGCGGCTCTTCGACTGGGGCTTCGCCGCCGCCGGCAAGGTCGAGCCGGTCGGTGAGCTGGTGCCGCCGCGCGGCGCCGCGCAGGCCGGTGCCGCGCCCGGCCCGTCCGCGTCGCCCGGTGAGGCGGGCGGCACCGGCGCCGGTGCCAAGCCGGTGGCGAGCGCCGACGCGGTCGGCGGCGCCGACGGCATGGGCGTGGCGCTGGGCATCGCCGGAGGGGTGCTGGTGCTGCTCGCGGGCGGCGCGTTCCTGGTCAACCGGCGCTGGCCGCTGCCGGACCTGGTGCGCCGTCGTCCCCGTCCGTGA
- a CDS encoding SCO4848 family membrane protein → MKLSRPVSWFLLAFGVWSWVIWITFVKNLVKDSSGLAFDDGHPTAYFFVHLTLAVVSFVLGTVVGGIGLRGVRALSRTSRTT, encoded by the coding sequence ATGAAGCTCAGCCGCCCCGTCTCCTGGTTCCTGCTCGCCTTCGGGGTGTGGAGCTGGGTCATCTGGATCACTTTCGTCAAGAACCTGGTCAAGGACAGCAGTGGACTCGCGTTCGACGACGGGCACCCCACGGCCTACTTCTTCGTTCACCTGACGCTCGCCGTCGTCTCTTTCGTACTGGGGACGGTCGTAGGGGGCATCGGGTTGCGCGGTGTGCGCGCATTGAGCCGGACGTCACGGACCACGTGA
- a CDS encoding metallophosphoesterase: MAIVFVLVVLLVVAVLVTGNWYVWRRLFRDTTAGPGAVRRVGAAVIAGGWLLFIGGMVASRTDAPFALQRVLAWPGYLWLALSLYLLLALLVGELVRPVLRRVLERRAAGGPARGATAAPDPAESGAAADAPARSVLADSAPAKSAAAGSAQAGSTTGGSVAADPAEGGSTVAGTAGTGAPAAPSRRLFVSRVVGGAAAAAAAGTVGYGTYGVLRGPKVKRVTVPLAKLPRAAHGYRIAVVSDIHLGPVLGRGFAQRVVDTINSTQPDLIAVVGDLVDGSVKDLGPAAAPLAQLTARHGSYFVTGNHEYFSGAGQWVEEVRRLGLNPLENARTELPHFDLAGVNDVAGEDEGQGPDFARALGDRDRARACVLLAHQPVQIHDAVDHGVDLQLSGHTHGGQLWPGNLIARTANPTVAGLDRYGDTQLYVSRGAGAWGPPTRVGAPSDITVIELASRQT, from the coding sequence GTGGCCATCGTCTTCGTACTCGTCGTGCTGCTGGTCGTCGCCGTCCTGGTGACGGGCAACTGGTACGTGTGGCGCCGTCTGTTCCGGGACACCACCGCGGGCCCCGGCGCCGTGCGCCGTGTGGGCGCGGCGGTGATCGCCGGCGGGTGGCTGCTGTTCATCGGCGGCATGGTCGCCTCGCGCACCGACGCGCCGTTCGCCCTCCAGCGGGTGCTGGCCTGGCCGGGCTACCTGTGGCTCGCCCTCAGCCTGTACCTGCTGCTGGCCCTGCTCGTCGGCGAGCTCGTCCGCCCGGTGCTGCGCAGGGTCCTGGAGCGGCGGGCGGCGGGCGGCCCGGCCCGGGGCGCCACGGCGGCGCCGGATCCGGCGGAGAGCGGCGCGGCGGCGGACGCCCCGGCGCGGAGCGTCCTCGCGGACAGCGCGCCGGCGAAGAGCGCCGCGGCCGGGTCGGCTCAGGCCGGTTCCACGACGGGCGGGTCGGTGGCGGCCGACCCGGCGGAAGGCGGCTCGACGGTCGCCGGTACGGCGGGAACCGGCGCCCCCGCGGCCCCCTCCCGCAGGCTGTTCGTCTCCCGCGTCGTCGGCGGGGCCGCCGCCGCGGCGGCGGCCGGCACCGTCGGGTACGGGACCTACGGCGTGCTGCGCGGGCCGAAGGTGAAGCGGGTCACCGTGCCACTGGCCAAGCTGCCCCGCGCGGCGCACGGTTACCGCATCGCCGTGGTCAGCGACATCCACCTGGGCCCGGTGCTCGGGCGGGGCTTCGCGCAAAGGGTCGTCGACACGATCAACTCGACCCAGCCCGACCTGATCGCCGTGGTCGGTGACCTGGTGGACGGCAGCGTGAAGGACCTCGGTCCGGCGGCGGCCCCGCTCGCCCAGCTGACGGCACGTCACGGGTCGTACTTCGTCACCGGCAACCACGAGTACTTCTCCGGCGCCGGTCAGTGGGTCGAGGAGGTCCGGCGGCTCGGCCTGAACCCGCTGGAGAACGCGCGCACCGAGCTGCCGCACTTCGACCTCGCGGGCGTCAACGACGTGGCCGGTGAGGACGAGGGCCAGGGCCCCGACTTCGCGCGGGCGCTCGGCGACCGGGACCGCGCGCGGGCGTGCGTGCTGCTGGCCCACCAGCCGGTGCAGATCCACGACGCCGTGGACCACGGCGTCGACCTCCAGCTCTCCGGGCACACGCACGGCGGCCAGCTCTGGCCCGGCAACCTGATCGCGCGCACCGCGAACCCGACCGTGGCCGGCCTCGACCGCTACGGCGACACCCAGCTCTACGTCAGCCGGGGCGCCGGGGCCTGGGGCCCGCCCACCCGGGTGGGCGCCCCCTCGGACATCACGGTGATCGAACTGGCCTCCCGCCAGACCTGA
- a CDS encoding sensor histidine kinase, which translates to MTRRTRLPRPGRPRVRSLRAQLTLANVVLLALGIVAATAVSVLGMRYYLLDQIDTELVRTRDSLGGSELTLRQIDSLSALSFFRDRVEPEWNQDEDDPDSVFAAVDREGEPVPVFGFAPSRAQRDLADAVGHPDALIGDPEPRDVTVRGSTYRVTATRLADGTGVLIAGSTEPLHEGVAKAVRFDLAIGTLLLLVLACLTMFGVRRRMRPLEDMVETSSAIAEGDLTRRVPSSCDPTLEVEQLRLALNSMLQQVESAYRTRERSAAQLRRFVADASHELRTPLAAIRGYLQLYERGMLRDPTERKRAWDRMMTESDRMARLVDELLVLARLDQRPELRLRNVDVCRLVRDAAQDLRVQQPDRPVRVNADGAVLVHADEAGLRQVLGNLVGNVRTHTPADVPVRLGVARSDGAVRLWVADEGPGLAPDDAARVFDRFFRAGGGAGSGLGMAIVQGVVRAHGGEVTVDTARGEGLTVTVTLPATTPQAVPTPRAEETAPTG; encoded by the coding sequence GTGACACGCCGGACACGCCTGCCGCGCCCGGGCCGCCCCCGGGTGCGGTCGCTGCGCGCGCAGCTCACGCTGGCGAACGTGGTGCTGCTGGCGCTGGGCATCGTCGCCGCGACCGCGGTGAGCGTGCTCGGCATGCGCTACTACCTGCTCGACCAGATCGACACGGAGCTGGTCCGCACCCGCGACTCGCTCGGCGGCTCGGAGCTGACGCTGCGGCAGATCGACTCGCTGAGCGCGCTGAGCTTCTTCCGTGACCGGGTGGAACCGGAGTGGAACCAGGACGAGGACGACCCCGACTCGGTCTTCGCCGCCGTGGACCGCGAGGGCGAGCCGGTCCCCGTGTTCGGCTTCGCACCGTCCCGGGCACAGCGCGACCTGGCGGACGCCGTGGGCCACCCGGACGCGCTGATCGGGGACCCGGAGCCGCGGGACGTCACCGTGCGCGGCAGCACCTACCGCGTCACCGCCACCCGCCTCGCCGACGGCACCGGCGTCCTCATCGCCGGCTCCACCGAGCCGCTGCACGAGGGCGTGGCCAAGGCGGTCAGGTTCGACCTGGCCATCGGGACCCTGCTGCTGCTGGTGCTGGCGTGTCTGACCATGTTCGGGGTGCGGCGCCGGATGCGGCCGCTGGAGGACATGGTGGAGACCTCGTCGGCGATCGCCGAGGGCGACCTGACCCGGCGGGTGCCGTCCAGCTGCGATCCGACGCTGGAGGTGGAGCAGCTGCGGCTGGCGCTCAACTCGATGCTCCAGCAGGTGGAGTCGGCGTACCGGACCCGGGAGCGCAGCGCGGCGCAGCTGCGGCGGTTCGTGGCCGACGCCTCGCACGAGCTGCGCACCCCGCTGGCCGCGATCCGCGGCTACCTCCAGCTGTACGAGCGGGGGATGCTGCGCGACCCCACGGAGCGCAAGCGGGCCTGGGACCGGATGATGACCGAGTCCGACCGGATGGCGCGGCTGGTCGACGAGCTGCTGGTGCTGGCCCGTCTCGACCAGCGTCCCGAACTGCGGCTGCGGAACGTGGACGTGTGCCGGCTGGTGCGGGACGCGGCGCAGGACCTGCGGGTGCAGCAGCCGGACCGTCCGGTGCGGGTAAACGCGGACGGCGCGGTGCTGGTGCACGCCGACGAGGCCGGGCTGCGGCAGGTGCTGGGCAACCTGGTGGGCAACGTGCGCACGCACACCCCGGCGGACGTGCCGGTGCGGCTGGGCGTGGCCCGCTCGGACGGCGCGGTGCGGCTGTGGGTGGCGGACGAGGGACCCGGACTCGCGCCGGACGACGCGGCGCGGGTCTTCGACCGGTTCTTCCGCGCGGGCGGGGGCGCGGGCAGCGGCCTGGGCATGGCGATCGTGCAGGGGGTCGTACGGGCGCACGGCGGCGAGGTGACCGTGGACACGGCGAGGGGCGAGGGCCTGACCGTCACGGTGACGTTGCCGGCCACCACCCCGCAGGCCGTCCCGACCCCCCGCGCGGAGGAGACCGCCCCCACCGGGTGA
- a CDS encoding response regulator transcription factor codes for MTTAPGTVLVVEDEESIADVLAIALRYHRFEVMTAGSVREALALTEHTRPDCALLDVMLPDGDGRALGRELRGRRPETALVFLTARDAPAEVVGALGFGDDYITKPFNIDEVVARITAVLRRTRPADVLPQRAPLRHGDLELDETTYSVRRAGRSVELTPTEYALLRFLVRNAGRIVPKEQLLRHVWQYEHVPQESTVVETYISYLRRKLDTLGPPVITTRRGVGYGLT; via the coding sequence ATGACGACAGCCCCCGGCACCGTGCTCGTCGTGGAGGACGAGGAGAGCATCGCGGACGTCCTCGCGATCGCCCTGCGCTACCACCGCTTCGAGGTCATGACCGCGGGATCGGTCCGTGAGGCGCTCGCGCTGACCGAGCACACGCGGCCCGACTGCGCGCTGCTCGACGTGATGCTGCCGGACGGCGACGGCCGCGCCCTGGGCCGCGAACTGCGCGGGCGCCGGCCGGAGACGGCCCTGGTGTTCCTCACCGCGCGGGACGCGCCCGCCGAGGTCGTCGGGGCGCTCGGCTTCGGCGACGACTACATCACCAAGCCGTTCAACATCGACGAGGTGGTCGCCCGGATCACGGCCGTGCTGCGCCGTACCCGCCCCGCCGACGTGCTGCCGCAGCGGGCTCCGCTGCGCCACGGCGACCTGGAGCTGGACGAGACGACGTACTCCGTGCGCCGCGCCGGCCGCAGCGTCGAGCTGACCCCCACCGAGTACGCCCTGCTGCGCTTCCTGGTGCGCAACGCGGGCCGGATCGTGCCCAAGGAGCAGCTGCTGCGGCACGTCTGGCAGTACGAGCACGTCCCGCAGGAGTCGACCGTCGTGGAGACCTACATCAGCTATCTGCGGCGCAAGCTGGACACCCTCGGGCCGCCGGTCATCACCACCCGGCGCGGCGTCGGGTACGGGCTGACGTGA
- a CDS encoding MMPL family transporter: MARWCYRHRLVVLLLWVGALFGLGVTASGAGTNYAEVFSLPNTDSKQAYDLMRKAFPERAGDTDTVVWKVDDGTVRDEAVRSRMEAALAEIGRMEGVGAVAGPYGEQGAAQISEDGRIAYAQVTFAEQADAVPKALVQDVVDTAQEAAGDGLQVELGGQAITRVQEPPTGTAELVGILAAAVVLFVAFGSLFAMLLPLVVAVFGVGTGMFGTQLISHVTDVPELASLLATLIGLGVGIDYALFIVTRHRRGILRGMDPEEAAVTALNTSGRAVLFAGGTVCIALAGMLVTNLRFLDGVVIGTSLTVVLSVLAAVTLLPALLGLLGHRVLSRRQRRRLEAAGPHGEGVGGLAARWSATVQRRPRAVAALAVVLMAALAVPLLSLRLGTVDQGNDDASTTTRQAYDLLAEGFGPGFNGPLQVVVDGEAPAGLVRAVEDTEGVAQVAAAPPAGGVTVIQVVPDTSPQDVETDRLIDTLREDVIPAAGVEAHVGGVTAVSKDFAAVTGDRLPLFVGTIIGLGFLLLLLAFRSLVVPLTAAVMNLLAAAASFGVLVVVFQWGVGLDVLGLGKEGPIAAFLPIIMLSLLFGLSMDYQVFLVSRMHEEWVHTRDNARAVRVGLAETSRVINSAALIMVCVFLAFVLSGDYGAAMAGVGLAAAVALDAFVLRTALVPAVMHLLGRANWWLPAGLEKRLPHLAVEPKEDGDAPAVAPVEGTPEGAASVVHGFVRTAEGEPVRGAAVTLLTPGGRQLDRVVSLADGAYIVAVPAPGTYLLAVTASPYGSRAAHVTVADGPYVHDVELTPGGVDVVN; encoded by the coding sequence TTGGCACGCTGGTGCTATCGGCATCGGCTGGTGGTCCTCCTGCTGTGGGTGGGGGCGCTGTTCGGACTGGGGGTGACGGCGAGCGGTGCGGGCACGAACTACGCCGAGGTCTTCTCGCTGCCGAACACGGACTCCAAGCAGGCGTACGACCTGATGCGCAAGGCGTTCCCGGAGCGCGCCGGGGACACCGACACCGTGGTGTGGAAGGTGGACGACGGCACCGTGCGCGACGAGGCGGTGCGCTCCCGGATGGAGGCGGCGCTCGCGGAGATCGGGCGCATGGAGGGCGTCGGCGCGGTCGCCGGGCCCTACGGGGAGCAGGGCGCGGCGCAGATCAGCGAGGACGGACGGATCGCGTACGCGCAGGTGACGTTCGCCGAGCAGGCGGACGCGGTGCCGAAGGCACTGGTGCAGGACGTCGTCGACACGGCCCAGGAGGCGGCGGGCGACGGGCTCCAGGTGGAGCTGGGCGGCCAGGCCATCACCCGGGTCCAGGAACCGCCGACGGGCACGGCCGAGCTGGTCGGCATCCTCGCGGCCGCCGTGGTGCTGTTCGTCGCGTTCGGCTCGCTGTTCGCGATGCTGCTGCCCCTGGTCGTCGCCGTGTTCGGCGTCGGCACCGGCATGTTCGGCACCCAGCTGATCAGCCATGTCACCGACGTCCCCGAACTGGCGTCCCTGCTGGCCACGTTGATCGGCCTGGGCGTCGGCATCGACTACGCCCTGTTCATCGTCACCCGGCACCGGCGCGGCATCCTGCGCGGCATGGACCCGGAGGAGGCGGCGGTCACCGCGCTCAACACCTCCGGCCGGGCGGTGCTGTTCGCGGGCGGCACGGTGTGCATCGCGCTCGCCGGGATGCTGGTGACGAACCTGCGCTTCCTGGACGGCGTGGTCATCGGCACCTCGCTGACGGTCGTCCTCAGCGTGCTCGCCGCCGTCACGCTGCTGCCCGCGCTGCTCGGCCTGCTCGGGCACCGGGTGCTCAGCCGCCGTCAGCGCCGCCGGCTGGAGGCCGCGGGCCCGCACGGCGAGGGGGTGGGCGGACTCGCCGCCCGCTGGTCGGCCACCGTGCAGCGCCGGCCGCGGGCCGTGGCCGCGCTGGCGGTCGTCCTGATGGCGGCGCTGGCCGTGCCGCTGCTGTCGCTGCGCCTGGGCACCGTGGACCAGGGCAACGACGACGCCTCGACGACCACCCGGCAGGCCTACGACCTGCTCGCCGAGGGCTTCGGGCCCGGATTCAACGGACCGCTCCAGGTGGTCGTGGACGGCGAGGCCCCGGCCGGTCTGGTGCGGGCCGTCGAGGACACCGAGGGCGTCGCCCAGGTGGCGGCCGCCCCGCCCGCCGGCGGGGTCACCGTCATCCAGGTCGTCCCCGACACCTCCCCGCAGGACGTGGAGACCGACCGGCTGATCGACACGCTGCGCGAGGACGTCATCCCCGCCGCGGGCGTCGAGGCCCACGTCGGCGGTGTGACGGCGGTGTCGAAGGACTTCGCCGCGGTGACGGGCGACCGGCTGCCGCTGTTCGTCGGCACGATCATCGGCCTCGGCTTCCTGCTCCTGCTGCTGGCGTTCCGCTCCCTGGTGGTGCCGCTGACGGCCGCCGTGATGAACCTGCTCGCGGCGGCGGCCTCCTTCGGCGTGCTGGTGGTGGTGTTCCAGTGGGGCGTCGGACTCGACGTGCTGGGCCTCGGCAAGGAGGGCCCGATCGCGGCCTTCCTGCCGATCATCATGCTCTCGCTGCTGTTCGGGCTCTCCATGGACTACCAGGTGTTCCTGGTGAGCCGCATGCACGAGGAGTGGGTGCACACCCGGGACAACGCCCGCGCGGTGCGGGTCGGCCTCGCGGAGACCAGCCGGGTCATCAACTCCGCCGCCCTCATCATGGTCTGCGTCTTCCTCGCCTTCGTGCTCAGCGGCGACTACGGCGCCGCCATGGCGGGCGTGGGACTGGCCGCCGCGGTCGCGCTGGACGCGTTCGTGCTGCGCACCGCGCTGGTCCCGGCCGTGATGCACCTGCTGGGCCGTGCCAACTGGTGGCTGCCGGCCGGGCTGGAGAAGCGGCTGCCGCACCTGGCGGTCGAACCGAAGGAGGACGGGGACGCGCCCGCCGTGGCGCCGGTGGAGGGCACCCCCGAAGGGGCCGCCTCGGTGGTCCACGGCTTCGTCCGCACCGCCGAGGGCGAGCCGGTGCGGGGCGCGGCCGTCACGCTGCTCACCCCCGGCGGCCGGCAGCTGGACCGGGTGGTGTCCCTGGCCGACGGGGCGTACATCGTGGCCGTGCCGGCGCCCGGTACCTATCTGCTCGCGGTCACGGCCTCCCCGTACGGCTCGCGGGCGGCGCACGTGACCGTGGCGGACGGGCCGTACGTGCACGACGTGGAGCTCACGCCCGGCGGGGTGGACGTCGTCAACTGA